ACCCAGGTCCCTGGACGGATCGGCATCGGGCTGCAGCTCGACGCGACCCACATGAAGATCCTCGAGGTCCTGCGCGAGAACGGCCGCATCTCGGTCGCCGCCCTCGCCGAACGGGTCGGCATCTCCCGCGCCAGCGCCTACACCCGGTTCGAGGCGCTGCGCGCCGACGGCGTCATCAAGAGGTTCACCGCCGAGGTCGACCACCTCCGGACCGGCCTCGGCATCACCGCGCTGGTCTTCGTGACCGTGCGCCAGCAGATGTGGAAGCAGTTCCGCGCCCAGCTGGCCCAGATGCCCGAGGTCGAGTACTGCGCGATCACCACCGGGCAGCAC
The Sphaerisporangium krabiense genome window above contains:
- a CDS encoding Lrp/AsnC family transcriptional regulator, which gives rise to MTDMSGSPSPGTQVPGRIGIGLQLDATHMKILEVLRENGRISVAALAERVGISRASAYTRFEALRADGVIKRFTAEVDHLRTGLGITALVFVTVRQQMWKQFRAQLAQMPEVEYCAITTGQHDAMIQVRMADVAAVHALVTERLASIPAVKATETVFILDEVLRRPYVLPSDRRQGRPQHRAAPAESPPPSGVPLGRMRFTSAAEGRAAMHKEP